In Prunus dulcis chromosome 1, ALMONDv2, whole genome shotgun sequence, the following are encoded in one genomic region:
- the LOC117615733 gene encoding protein JINGUBANG-like, producing MGLVPCPLPCHTSTEESHEDHSNISNHLLQSEASTSSSSSLSSQPSLPSVPSLTTSISNQLQLVLEAPTTHHLCIATLKTQTSSSYVCSLALSGNFLYSGLSNGQIIAWSRLHPSSPNKVVATTNSTVKSLAVVGELLFSAHQDHKIRVWKININLIKNPHDHQKHFKCIATLPTLKDRVPRFFSPKDYVQIRRHKKCTWVHHVDTVSALAISNDGSFLYSASWDRTFKIWRTSDFRCLESVSNAHDDAINAIASSLDGEFVYTGSADKKIKVWKKVNKSVVLDATLERHKSAVNALAFSSDGSVLYSGACDRSILVWERDRDHDRGVEGGGMVVVGALRGHSKAILCLAVVADLVFSGSADCSVRVWRRSGRLVDDDHNRSIGYSCLAVLEGHRKPVKCLTAACNNRSEDSDDSGDSFLVYSGSLDCDIKVWQIHVPFF from the coding sequence ATGGGACTTGTTCCATGTCCCTTGCCATGTCACACAAGCACAGAAGAATCTCATGAAGATCACTCCAATATTTCCAATCACCTCCTCCAATCAGAAGCATCaacctcttcctcctcctctctctcttcccaaCCAAGTTTACCATCTGTCCCTTCTCTCACTACCTCAATCTCCAACCAACTTCAACTTGTTCTAGAAGCCCCAACCACCCACCACCTCTGCATAGCCACCCTCAAAACCCAAACCTCCTCCTCCTACGTATGCTCCCTAGCCCTCTCCGGAAACTTCCTATACAGCGGCTTATCCAACGGTCAGATCATAGCATGGAGCCGATTACACCCTTCATCACCCAACAAGGTGGTAGCCACCACCAACAGCACCGTTAAGTCTCTAGCGGTCGTTGGGGAGCTACTATTCAGCGCTCACCAAGACCACAAAATCCGAGTCTGGAAAATCAACATCAATCTCATCAAAAACCCACACGATCATCAAAAACACTTCAAATGCATCGCCACCCTCCCCACCCTAAAAGACCGGGTCCCACGATTCTTCTCTCCCAAGGACTATGTCCAAATCCGGCGACACAAGAAGTGCACCTGGGTGCACCACGTCGACACAGTCTCCGCCCTAGCCATATCCAACGACGGTTCGTTTCTCTACTCCGCCTCGTGGGACCGCACATTCAAAATCTGGCGGACGTCGGATTTCAGATGCTTGGAGTCGGTGAGCAACGCCCACGACGACGCCATCAACGCTATAGCGTCGTCGCTTGACGGGGAGTTCGTCTACACCGGCTCTGcagacaagaaaataaaggtGTGGAAGAAAGTTAATAAGTCGGTCGTGCTTGATGCTACTCTGGAGAGGCACAAGTCGGCTGTGAATGCTTTGGCTTTTAGCTCCGATGGCTCTGTGCTCTACTCCGGTGCGTGCGATCGGTCAATTTTAGTGTGGGAAAGAGATCGTGATCATGATCGTGGCGTTGAAGGCGGCGgcatggtggtggtgggtgcGCTGAGGGGACACAGCAAGGCCATATTGTGCTTGGCTGTGGTGGCGGATTTGGTGTTTAGTGGGTCGGCGGATTGTAGTGTTAGGGTTTGGAGGAGATCAGGGCGGCTAGTTGATGATGATCATAATAGGAGCATCGGCTATTCTTGTTTGGCTGTGTTGGAAGGTCACAGGAAGCCCGTTAAGTGTTTGACTGCAGCTTGTAACAATAGAAGTGAGGATTCTGATGATTCTGGtgattcttttcttgtttacaGTGGGAGTTTGGATTGTGATATTAAGGTCTGGCAAATACATGTGCCCTTTTTTTAA
- the LOC117616732 gene encoding metalloendoproteinase 2-MMP: MRLPFHLFPIAIALCLSFSLTHTSARFFPDISSIPPSLVPNVTASVPAAWDAFQKFGNCHAGDKVEGLSKLKKYFNYFGYIPNLPSNFTDDFDDDLQSALKTYQKNFNLNVTGELDERTIQHLVKPRCGNPDIVNGTTTMNSGKPTSSNTSNLHTVAHYSTFPGTPVWPSSRRDLTYAFLPENKLADDVKAVFLRAFQRWSAATPLNFSETTSFYTADIKIGFFSGDHGDGEPFDGVLGTLAHAFSPPSGRFHLDLDENWVITGDISTSSVTSAVDLESVAVHEIGHLLGLGHSSVEEAIMFPTISSRTKKVELASDDVLGIQSLYGANPSYDGTSGSSTTSTQARETSAAGDHLTSAPRLWGLSALLAVGFLLLSF; encoded by the coding sequence ATGAGGCTGCCGTTTCATCTTTTTCCCATTGCCATTGCTCTCTgtctctcattctcacttaCACACACCTCAGCCCGCTTCTTCCCCGACATCTCATCCATCCCTCCTTCACTCGTCCCCAACGTCACCGCTTCGGTCCCCGCAGCCTGGGACGCTTTCCAGAAGTTCGGCAACTGCCACGCCGGCGATAAAGTCGAAGGCCTCTCCAAGCTCAAGAAATACTTCAATTACTTCGGTTACATTCCCAATTTGCCCTCCAATTTCACCGACGACTTCGACGACGACCTCCAATCAGCTCTCAAAACCTACCAGAAGAACTTCAATCTCAACGTCACCGGCGAGCTAGACGAGCGCACCATCCAGCACCTCGTCAAGCCTCGATGCGGCAATCCCGATATAGTCAACGGCACCACTACCATGAATTCCGGCAAACCGACGTCGTCTAACACGTCCAATCTCCACACGGTTGCTCACTACTCTACTTTCCCGGGGACGCCGGTCTGGCCGTCCAGCCGGCGCGACTTGACCTACGCATTCTTGCCGGAGAACAAACTTGCCGACGACGTCAAGGCAGTGTTTTTACGGGCCTTCCAGCGGTGGTCGGCAGCGACGCCGTTGAATTTCTCCGAGACGACGTCGTTCTACACGGCGGATATCAAGATTGGGTTCTTCAGTGGCGATCACGGGGACGGAGAGCCGTTCGATGGGGTTTTGGGGACGCTGGCGCACGCGTTCTCGCCGCCCAGCGGGAGGTTCCACTTGGACCTTGACGAGAACTGGGTGATCACGGGTGACATTAGCACGTCGTCCGTGACGTCAGCGGTCGACCTGGAGTCGGTGGCGGTTCACGAGATTGGGCATCTGCTGGGGTTGGGCCACTCGTCGGTTGAGGAGGCGATTATGTTCCCGACGATCTCGTCGCGGACGAAGAAAGTGGAGCTGGCGAGCGACGACGTTTTGGGGATTCAGTCGCTGTACGGCGCCAATCCCAGTTACGACGGTACGAGTGGGTCGTCTACGACGTCCACTCAAGCACGGGAAACGTCCGCTGCTGGGGACCACCTCACTTCCGCTCCAAGGTTGTGGGGCCTCAGTGCCTTGCTGGCCGTTGGATTTCTGTTATTGTCGTTTTAg